One stretch of Phocoena phocoena chromosome 10, mPhoPho1.1, whole genome shotgun sequence DNA includes these proteins:
- the IL17A gene encoding interleukin-17A isoform X2 has protein sequence MARVRTSSVSLLLLLSLVALVKAGIIIPQSPGCPHVEDKNFPQYVRLNLNILNQKVNSRRPSDYYKRSTSPWTLHRNEDSERYPSVIWEAKCSHLGCVNAEGKVDHHMNSVPIQQEILVLRREPQHCPHSFRLEKMLVAVGCTCVTPIVRHMA, from the exons ATGGCTCGTGTGAGAACTTCATCCGTG tcactgctgctgctgctgagtcTGGTGGCTCTTGTGAAGGCAGGAATCATAATCCCACAAAGTCCAGGCTGCCCGCATGTTGAGGACAAGAACTTCCCCCAGTATGTGAGGCTCAACCTAAACATCCTTAACCAGAAAGTGAATTCCAGAAGACCCTCCGATTACTACAAACGCTCCACCTCACCTTGGACTCTCCA CCGCAATGAGGACTCTGAGAGGTACCCCTCTGTGATCTGGGAGGCCAAGTGCAGCCACTTGGGCTGTGTCAATGCTGAAGGGAAGGTGGACCATCACATGAACTCCGTCCCCATCCAGCAAGAGATCCTGGTCCTGCGAAGGGAGCCTCAGCACTGCCCCCACTCCTTCCGGCTGGAGAAGATGCTGGTGGCCGTCGGCTGCACCTGTGTCACCCCCATTGTCCGCCACATGGCTTAA
- the IL17A gene encoding interleukin-17A isoform X1 — MARVRTSSVFQSLLLLLSLVALVKAGIIIPQSPGCPHVEDKNFPQYVRLNLNILNQKVNSRRPSDYYKRSTSPWTLHRNEDSERYPSVIWEAKCSHLGCVNAEGKVDHHMNSVPIQQEILVLRREPQHCPHSFRLEKMLVAVGCTCVTPIVRHMA; from the exons ATGGCTCGTGTGAGAACTTCATCCGTG TTCCagtcactgctgctgctgctgagtcTGGTGGCTCTTGTGAAGGCAGGAATCATAATCCCACAAAGTCCAGGCTGCCCGCATGTTGAGGACAAGAACTTCCCCCAGTATGTGAGGCTCAACCTAAACATCCTTAACCAGAAAGTGAATTCCAGAAGACCCTCCGATTACTACAAACGCTCCACCTCACCTTGGACTCTCCA CCGCAATGAGGACTCTGAGAGGTACCCCTCTGTGATCTGGGAGGCCAAGTGCAGCCACTTGGGCTGTGTCAATGCTGAAGGGAAGGTGGACCATCACATGAACTCCGTCCCCATCCAGCAAGAGATCCTGGTCCTGCGAAGGGAGCCTCAGCACTGCCCCCACTCCTTCCGGCTGGAGAAGATGCTGGTGGCCGTCGGCTGCACCTGTGTCACCCCCATTGTCCGCCACATGGCTTAA